CCCATTTCAGCAATGCTTCCTGTCCAACATATCACCCCAATTAACTAAACCAGCCGCACATCCATTACATACCATACTTTTCTACTCCACAACACCAATCAGCATTACTCAAAAACCCGAAATCAGTATATGACTCGCCTTTCAAAAGCAGACCTGCATTTCTCGAACACGTTCTCCTTCGGATCCCTTCCTCAGAGACTCGTGTgtagtcttcttcttcacctcGGAAACAGTGAAGACCTCCTTGACCTGATCGTCCTCCAACTCCAGGGGTCTCGAAGTAGACCCCCTCTCGGCAATCTGGTTCTTCTCCTTCAAGGACTGCAGAAGCCCGGCGATGTTGGCGATGTTCTCGGAGGAAGCGCCGGCCTGGAGAGCCTGGAGTTTGAGCTTGAGGTCGGCGATTTCGCGGAGGAGAGAGTCGCGGTCACGCGCCCACCGCTGCTCTTCGCGGAGCCAGCGCTGCTCCTCGCGCAGCCAGCGCTGCTCTTCGCGGAGCCAGCGGGCGTCTTCGGAGGTGGAGCAGAAGCAAATGTGGGATTTGTAGGTGAGGGTGGAAGAGGTGAGAGAGTAGAGGTGGGGTTTGAGGTGGCTCAGGCGAGGAGGGTGAAGAAACAGAGTCAGAGAAGAACAAGACATTGGAGCAAACTCAACTGCTGAAGCTgaaagtgaagaagaagaagaagatatgtagtGGAGTGGATATGAAGTTGTGAATATTTGATCGTTAAAACCACACATTTGCCAGCATTTAGTAACCGCCATTGCAACCGTCAATATCTGCCAACGGTCAATATCCTCGTTTTTAACTAGCACATACAGAGGGGTAATCCTGTCTTTTTGTTTACGTACTTGAACGTATTCGATCGTTTGCGGTGCGTATTTTAACATTCCGGGCGCGTTTCCGGACGTTTCCTTTGGAGAAAAACATGAGACTTCCGAATACTCGTCGGAACCACTTTGAAAAATGCTCGGATAAGCGTAGAACATGTTCGGAAATGTTTCCGGAAAGACAACTTTGCCCCTGCCTTCTTTTAACAATTGTACCGCCACCATAAGAAACTCTTGGTATTTTACTAGACTCATAGAGATGGGCACAGAAAGGGCGTCATGAacaaaataatgaattttAGGTTTCCCGGGTGGTTGTTCCTTGTTTTGCTAAGAAGCGTAAGGTATCTGCGTAACTTCATTGAAGTAAATCAATTTCCATATGGAAATCAATGATTCCTCTTTTACCTAGTTCAAACTCTCGCAAAACTCGAAACTAATTTTTTGTCCTGGATTCAGAAAGTGGGAGGGTGCCAGCTATACGTACAGGTGGAACAGCATAGTGCAGGAATCATAATTCAATGTTTATTAAGAACCCAGATAGATACAATACATGTCCCAATGTAGTTTTGAATCCACTGAATACATTCGAGAGTCAAATCTTTCTCAAAATTCCTAATGCCGTGGCCAAAAGCATGCTTTACATAAAATATACCATGTAATAAtaactgatttacccttccatGGACACATTTCCCAGTTCATGCCATTAATGCATAATTGAGAGACCCTCTGATTAACAGGATGCATATCATAAGACTTCTATAAGAACGACATCAAATTAGGTGCAGGTGGCAACCTTGAACTCTTCTGCCGCTTGAAACGCATGGATTAAATATCTCCTTCCATGCCTAGTCCAGCTTGACATTAGAGTACAGTAAAGTATCCTTGGTGATTGGCATATTCACAAGGAAGCATACCTGCAAACAAAAAGCAATATTATTTAACAACCAGTTAACTGCATCTCCACCCAAAACAAGCCAAAGATTAAAGGATCAGTTCTAACATATACTTGAAATCCAAGTATCAATCTTATAGCCTAGTGTGCAAGAGATATTTGATTTGGCAAAGATCTAATTTTTAACAAATCCCTTCATCTGTAAGTCAACGAAGATACTTCCAGTAGAGGCGGGA
This is a stretch of genomic DNA from Argentina anserina chromosome 4, drPotAnse1.1, whole genome shotgun sequence. It encodes these proteins:
- the LOC126790527 gene encoding protein disulfide isomerase pTAC5, chloroplastic isoform X3, coding for MSCSSLTLFLHPPRLSHLKPHLYSLTSSTLTYKSHICFCSTSEDARWLREEQRWLREEQRWLREEQRWARDRDSLLREIADLKLKLQALQAGASSENIANIAGLLQSLKEKNQIAERGSTSRPLELEDDQVKEVFTVSEVKKKTTHESLRKGSEGERVREMQEALLKWGFYSGEEDMEFSNFSSGTERAIKTWQASIGLPEDGIMTEELLERLYNDPQAESAVVTKEDANGAAGTSVTEISEVKQIVLKEDAAELDESYHRVFLLGENRWEEPSRLNRNKGNEANTTKCLTCRGEGRLLCSAVSLCCRM